From the genome of Leptolyngbya sp. NIES-3755:
TGGTGCAAGATCTGAGATACCTCAATCCCTTGATGCGCGAATTCATTGGGCATCAGGAGCTACTATTCATTTCGACATCTGATGCACATGGAGAGTGTGATTGTTCAGTTAGAGCAGGTGATCCTGGCTTTGTTGAAGTACTAGACGATAAGACACTTGTGTATCCAGAATATCGAGGGAATGGCGTGATGGCGAGTATCGGGAACATCTTGGAAAATCCGCACATTGGGATGATTTTTATTGATTTTTTCCGTTATACGGTTGGCTTGCATGTGAATGGAAAAGCTTGTGTTGTTGAAAATGATGAACTACCTCATCTGCCGAATGTATCTTCAGCGGTGATTGAAGCAAGCCAGATTCGCGGAGGTCGGAGTCCTGAGCGCTGGATCTTAGTTGAAGTAGAAGAAGCCTATATTCACTGCTCCAAACATATTCCTCTGCTGGAAAAGCTCGACAAAAAGATTCATTGGGGCACAGATGATGTGCAGCACAAAGGCGGGGATGCTTTCAAAGCAAAAGATTGTCCACGTCCTTGGAGTCAAGAGGGTTTAGAGCCAGAATAGCTACTGTTGGCAAATCTCTCTGTTTGGGC
Proteins encoded in this window:
- a CDS encoding hypothetical protein (hypothetical protein NIDE3164;~similar to AA sequence:cyanobase_aa:LBDG_49580) — encoded protein: MREFIGHQELLFISTSDAHGECDCSVRAGDPGFVEVLDDKTLVYPEYRGNGVMASIGNILENPHIGMIFIDFFRYTVGLHVNGKACVVENDELPHLPNVSSAVIEASQIRGGRSPERWILVEVEEAYIHCSKHIPLLEKLDKKIHWGTDDVQHKGGDAFKAKDCPRPWSQEGLEPE